The following are from one region of the Novosphingobium humi genome:
- a CDS encoding TonB-dependent siderophore receptor yields the protein MIDRSAIKPVLLATAALLSTPVFAADEPSSIVVTGQRQAYRGDVPVKELPQTIQLIDAKLMDVVNLTKMDSITDIASGIVRQNNFGGLWDSFAIRGFAGDENFPTGVLVNGFNGGRGYGGARDASNVETIEVLKGPNGAVFGRGEPGGTINIITKKAKLGQTFGKIGAQAGSFDTYRGEGDLNIAISDKLAIRANGAIEDAGSFRNTVKSSKEVVNPSILWQPTDKTSLSYELEYVSLRTPFDRGIVAINGKLGAVSRNTFLGEPGDGPTRVNVLGHQAQLQQKLGGDWVVIAGFGLRETSMIGFSEDAELAPGRQTFYSTGTMLARQRRYRDFRTRNITGRAEISGRITTGPILHHVLLGADMDEFDINLLQTRYRPVAYTAGSPVTAASNAINVFAPVYGLMPTPTSTVFNSLEKQKSWGIYFQDQMDIGEKVKIRFGGRFDHFNQQIGARVGNFAPTTNSVKERFSPTVGLLYDVNPRVGLYAAWGNGFRPNSGTDANNNPFAPETSKSYEVGARYTSKVISASLAVFTMTKQNILTSDPINAGFSIAGGSARSTGVEAGVDGHLPGMVELHATYAYTDAHWTSSSLDPNFSQTIQPGAKLINIPAHTANLLVTKGFDLGEKGKVTVGAGVNYVSSRLGETATTFFLPAYTLTRALLTYEPTKRIRLGVDVTNLFDITWYASSYSTLWVAPGAPRTITGRISYAF from the coding sequence ATGATCGACCGATCCGCTATCAAACCCGTGCTGCTGGCAACAGCTGCGCTGCTCTCGACACCCGTTTTTGCCGCCGATGAGCCCAGCTCCATCGTCGTCACCGGCCAGCGTCAGGCCTATCGCGGCGATGTTCCGGTCAAGGAACTGCCGCAGACGATCCAGTTGATCGACGCCAAGCTGATGGACGTGGTCAACCTGACCAAGATGGATTCCATCACCGACATTGCCAGCGGCATTGTCCGCCAGAACAATTTCGGCGGCCTGTGGGACAGTTTCGCCATCCGCGGCTTTGCGGGCGATGAAAACTTCCCCACCGGCGTGCTGGTCAACGGCTTTAACGGCGGGCGTGGCTATGGCGGCGCGCGCGATGCGTCCAACGTGGAAACCATCGAAGTGCTCAAAGGCCCCAACGGCGCGGTTTTCGGCCGGGGCGAACCGGGCGGCACGATCAACATCATCACCAAAAAAGCCAAGCTCGGCCAAACCTTTGGCAAGATCGGCGCGCAGGCCGGCTCCTTTGACACCTATCGCGGCGAAGGCGATCTCAACATCGCCATCAGCGACAAGCTGGCCATCCGTGCCAATGGTGCGATCGAGGACGCCGGATCGTTCCGCAACACGGTGAAATCCAGCAAGGAAGTCGTCAACCCCTCGATCCTGTGGCAACCCACCGACAAGACCTCGCTGAGCTACGAACTGGAATATGTCAGCCTGCGCACGCCCTTTGATCGCGGCATTGTTGCTATCAACGGCAAGCTGGGCGCGGTGTCGCGCAATACCTTCCTTGGCGAACCCGGCGACGGGCCTACCCGCGTCAATGTGCTGGGCCATCAGGCGCAGTTGCAGCAGAAGCTGGGCGGCGACTGGGTGGTGATCGCGGGCTTTGGCCTGCGCGAAACCAGCATGATCGGCTTTTCCGAGGACGCCGAACTGGCCCCCGGACGCCAGACCTTCTACAGCACCGGAACGATGCTGGCCCGCCAGCGCCGCTATCGCGATTTCCGCACGCGCAACATCACGGGCCGTGCGGAAATCTCGGGACGGATCACCACGGGGCCGATCCTGCACCACGTCCTGCTGGGCGCGGATATGGACGAATTCGACATCAACCTGCTGCAGACCCGCTATCGCCCCGTGGCCTATACCGCAGGCAGCCCGGTCACGGCCGCCAGCAACGCCATCAACGTGTTCGCGCCCGTCTATGGCCTGATGCCCACCCCCACCAGCACCGTCTTCAATTCGCTGGAAAAGCAGAAGAGCTGGGGCATCTATTTCCAGGACCAGATGGATATCGGCGAAAAGGTCAAGATCCGCTTTGGCGGCCGCTTTGACCATTTCAACCAGCAGATCGGCGCGCGTGTCGGCAATTTTGCGCCCACCACCAATTCGGTCAAGGAACGCTTCAGCCCGACCGTGGGCCTGCTCTATGACGTGAACCCGCGCGTGGGCCTGTATGCGGCATGGGGCAACGGTTTCCGCCCCAACAGCGGCACCGACGCCAACAACAACCCCTTTGCGCCGGAAACCAGCAAGTCCTATGAAGTGGGTGCACGCTATACGAGCAAGGTCATCAGCGCCTCACTGGCGGTCTTTACCATGACCAAGCAGAACATCCTGACTTCGGACCCGATCAATGCGGGCTTCTCGATTGCGGGCGGCAGCGCGCGCAGCACCGGTGTCGAAGCCGGGGTGGACGGGCATCTGCCCGGCATGGTCGAACTGCATGCCACCTATGCCTATACCGACGCGCATTGGACCAGCAGCTCGCTTGATCCCAATTTCTCGCAGACCATCCAGCCCGGCGCCAAGCTGATCAACATCCCGGCCCATACCGCCAACCTGTTGGTGACCAAGGGCTTTGATCTGGGCGAAAAGGGCAAGGTCACGGTGGGCGCGGGCGTCAACTATGTCTCCTCGCGTCTGGGCGAAACGGCAACGACCTTCTTCCTGCCCGCCTATACGCTGACCCGCGCGCTGCTGACCTACGAGCCGACCAAGCGCATCCGCCTCGGCGTGGATGTCACAAACCTGTTCGACATCACGTGGTACGCCTCGTCCTACTCGACGCTGTGGGTGGCGCCGGGTGCGCCGCGCACGATCACCGGGCGCATCAGCTACGCGTTCTAA
- a CDS encoding 2-hydroxyacid dehydrogenase — protein MTILSRADCATIVHCGDPKRGAAWAEIFARDLPEVPFRCWPAIGDAQDVRYLIAWTLSEEIIAALPNLEVLFSIGAGVDQLDLSILPPHVRVIRMIEPGITTTMAEYVTMAVLALHRDLPALVAGQRAGTFPYMPVKMARERRVGIMGLGELGQAAIRMLSPIGFRLSGWSRSGRAIEGVETFAGDAGMDAFLGGLDILVCLLPLTDETRGILCRETFAKMPRGAALINVARGGHLVQEDLLSALDEGALSAAFLDVSTPEPLPETHALRSHPAVFLTPHIAGVTRIDTAVYALIDALKGVMAGQSVAGDIDRSRGY, from the coding sequence ATGACCATTCTTTCCCGCGCCGATTGCGCCACCATCGTCCACTGCGGCGACCCCAAGCGCGGCGCGGCGTGGGCCGAAATCTTCGCCCGCGATCTTCCCGAGGTGCCCTTCCGCTGCTGGCCCGCCATCGGCGATGCGCAGGATGTACGCTATCTCATCGCATGGACGCTGTCCGAAGAGATCATCGCTGCCCTGCCCAATCTGGAGGTGCTGTTTTCCATCGGCGCGGGGGTGGATCAGCTAGACCTCTCGATCCTGCCGCCCCATGTGCGCGTGATCCGCATGATCGAGCCGGGCATCACCACCACCATGGCCGAATATGTGACGATGGCCGTGCTGGCGCTGCACCGCGATCTGCCCGCGCTGGTGGCGGGACAGCGCGCCGGAACCTTTCCCTATATGCCGGTCAAGATGGCGCGCGAGCGCCGCGTGGGCATCATGGGATTGGGCGAGCTGGGTCAGGCCGCGATCCGCATGCTCTCCCCCATCGGCTTTCGCCTTTCGGGCTGGAGCCGCAGCGGGCGCGCCATCGAGGGCGTGGAAACATTCGCGGGCGACGCGGGCATGGACGCCTTTCTGGGCGGGCTGGACATCCTTGTCTGCCTGCTGCCGCTGACGGATGAAACGCGCGGCATTCTGTGCCGTGAAACCTTTGCCAAAATGCCGCGCGGTGCTGCTCTCATCAATGTCGCGCGCGGCGGGCATCTGGTGCAGGAGGATCTGCTGTCCGCGCTGGACGAAGGAGCGTTAAGTGCTGCCTTCCTCGATGTCTCGACCCCCGAACCCCTGCCCGAAACCCACGCTTTGCGCAGCCATCCCGCGGTTTTCCTGACCCCCCATATCGCGGGCGTCACCCGCATCGACACGGCTGTTTACGCGCTGATAGACGCGCTCAAAGGCGTGATGGCGGGCCAGAGCGTGGCGGGCGACATCGACCGCAGCAGGGGTTATTGA
- a CDS encoding PepSY-associated TM helix domain-containing protein, whose amino-acid sequence MNRKSLLIWHRRIALALAPILALQALTGLLLLVPPPRAAIMPGPALPPSALVQSAMRAAPGFRAFRLDYPPDGPVVARMGNASGHHVFVAIDPATGHVLSTGTLWNDPWRVAMEWHNSLFSGPAGSALVALEAIGLLALGISGIIFWWPGKGRLRQGLSIPARAPKRLKLRLWHRSTGVVASALLGMMAVTGLLLVWPLIVPAADGPARLDPAPMLDAAYARAALHGQPLRDIRLAPSGHATFHFAARSTNHWDLDTVTIAPDGAPRVTRAADAPALWMRLLPLHTGDALGIFGQTLIALVGGALLFLTISGVIAWNRARKGKSK is encoded by the coding sequence ATGAACCGCAAAAGCCTGCTGATCTGGCATCGCCGTATCGCGCTTGCTCTCGCCCCGATCCTTGCCTTGCAGGCTTTGACGGGGCTGCTCCTGCTGGTCCCCCCGCCCCGCGCGGCGATCATGCCGGGGCCTGCCCTGCCCCCTTCGGCCTTGGTGCAAAGCGCGATGCGGGCCGCGCCGGGGTTTCGCGCCTTTCGCCTCGATTATCCGCCCGATGGCCCGGTGGTGGCGCGCATGGGCAACGCATCGGGCCATCACGTTTTCGTGGCCATCGACCCGGCCACCGGCCATGTGCTGAGCACCGGCACGCTCTGGAATGACCCGTGGCGCGTGGCGATGGAATGGCACAACAGCCTGTTTTCCGGGCCTGCGGGTTCAGCGCTGGTGGCGCTCGAAGCCATCGGTCTGCTGGCGCTGGGCATCAGCGGGATCATCTTCTGGTGGCCGGGCAAGGGGCGGCTGCGCCAGGGCCTGTCGATCCCCGCCCGCGCACCCAAGCGTTTGAAATTACGCCTGTGGCATCGCTCGACCGGGGTGGTCGCCTCGGCGCTGCTGGGGATGATGGCGGTGACGGGACTGCTGCTGGTCTGGCCGCTGATCGTGCCGGCTGCGGACGGCCCTGCACGCCTTGACCCCGCCCCCATGCTGGACGCCGCCTATGCCCGCGCCGCCCTGCACGGCCAGCCCTTGCGCGACATCCGCCTTGCGCCATCGGGCCATGCCACATTCCATTTCGCGGCGCGCAGCACCAATCACTGGGATCTCGACACCGTGACGATCGCCCCCGATGGCGCCCCCCGCGTCACTCGCGCTGCCGATGCACCCGCTTTGTGGATGCGGCTGCTGCCCTTGCATACGGGCGATGCGCTGGGCATTTTCGGCCAGACCCTCATCGCGCTGGTCGGCGGCGCGCTCCTCTTTCTCACCATCAGCGGCGTGATCGCATGGAACCGCGCCCGTAAAGGAAAAAGCAAATGA